In Fragaria vesca subsp. vesca linkage group LG1, FraVesHawaii_1.0, whole genome shotgun sequence, the sequence TACCTTTTCATTCCCTTCTGGGTAGACCTGTAAATGGACCGGATTTTGATCCGGACCCGCTCCGGATCCGTGGTTTTTAAACGGGTTTGGATCGAAAATTAGACCCGTTGATCCATTAAGGACCCGGATCTGTTAACCCGTTTATTAAACGGATCGGATACGGATCGAGGTTGATCCGATCCGTTAAGGACCCGGATCCGTTTTAAAATAATTAAATAATATTTTTATAAATATAATATTATTGATAAATCTTCAATAATATATTAATTATTTGGATAACTAAACGTCTAAATTGCATCTAAAGTATGATCATTTGATAAAGTTGAGGATTACTTATGCGTATATTTTTTTTATGCTCTTTGCTAATAAATACATTGGAGGTCTAGTATTTTGAATATATTAGTTTATTGTTAAGAAGTATTTTGGCCATGTAATTCAATTTTTAATGTAAACATTTATTTTGTTATAATATTTCATTAGTGTTTTATGAAAATTTATGATAAAATTAAAAAATTATTATTTAAAATTTGAAAATATTTATTATTATAAACGGATCGGATTAACGGGTCGGGTATCCGTTAACCCGCTGGATCTGGATTTGGATCTAGCTATCAAAGATCCAACGGGTAACGGGTCGGATCCGGATCCAAAATTTTTATTACGGATCCGGATCCGGATCTAGGTCGATCCGCTCCAGGTCCGATCCATTTACAGGTCTACTTCTGGGTTTATCATCAATAATACTCTTACTCCTTTCCACCCCCATTCTTTCGATCAAGATTTTTGTTTTGGGGATGATTGTTTCAAAATTGGTATTTCATAGAATTCTTGATTCCTGATTTGACTTAATTGTTGGTGTTGATTATGAATTATGCATGTTAAGCATAATTTAGTGGCCATCGTACGTGTCCATTATCGCACAATGCAATTGTGCCAGAACTCAAGGAATTTTAAATTTATGGAGTATGAAACTATGAACTATGAAGGATATAAAAATGGTACATAGAAATTTTCCAGTCAATCTCAGATCCTAAAGTCGACAATACGTACTTACGTAGAGTTCAAAGAAGAATGGGGTTCTAATAGATAACGTCAGTCTGAAAGAAAAGAAAAAAAAATCTTAGGAAAATTATTTGTGATAAATAAAACGAAATATTCCTCATTAGATTATATTACATTAAAGACAATTTAGAAATAAAATAATATTTAAATTGTATTCAATGATGTGGTTATGCTCTTAACCATTAGATCATATAGAGGATGAGGATTAGATGAAATTCATTAACTTTACAAAAAACTAACTTTAGACGAGCCAAATCCAAAAGTTTGTTAATAGGTGAGCAACTTAAGGCCTAGTTTGGTACAGCTTCGCTTTTAAAAAAATTAGCTTCTATCCAAATATTTAGATTTTATAGTGTTTGATAAATGAAAAAAAAACAGCTTTTTTTGAAAATTATAGGTCACTGGCAGCAGATTTTAGAAGCAACCTGAAAGTTACTTTTGAAAGCAGCTATCACTAAAAACACTAGAAATTAATAACTTTTATCGTGGCAGCACTTTTAAAATTAATATTTACCAAATACAAAACTGTTTTAATTCACAGCTGATTATTTTCGCAGTACAGCAGCAGCAGTTTTTTTTTTTAAAGTCACTGCAATACCAAACTAACCCTAAGAGTAGCGTAAACCCCAAGCTATTGATGAATATTCTATGTTGGAGTAAGAGGAAATATCTTGGGCATAACATGTTTGTTTGGAAAAGGGTAGTTTTAGAATCCTAATTGACCAAGGAAGATAGTACCTTTTAAGGAAATTACTGAACGATTCTCCATTTCTACCTGACTAGGGGCTTTGTTGGGGATAGTGAGAAATGAGAATGCAAGAACTCATCTCACTGACCTCTTTTTTTGGTCTTTCATGTTTTGTAGGTGTATGATAAGTTTTTAGTTTCATTGTTCTTATAAATTATGGCATGGACACTCGAAAGAATTGATAGTTCATGGTGAGTTCTCATAAGAGGATGAAAAGTTTTGAACCACTCAAGAAAATGAAAAAAATCGGCAACCGACTGGGTAAGTTGCTCATCGGCATCGCAAAGAAAGAAAAAGAGATGCATGTGGAACAAAGTAGCTCGGGTTTGGCTCACATCTTTGAGAACAAACATGATGATGCTGCTAGCTCAGATGCACCAATCTTGTGTGAGAACTAGAATGCAGAGTCTTCTAATCATGAAAGCAGTAGTGCTAGCACAAGTTCATTGATGAGTACCAGTACTAGTTCATTGATGAACAGTACTAGTACCAGTAGTCATTCAAGAAGTCCTTTTGGATTGGTATCTGTTTTGAAATACTTTTCCTAGAAGACTCATTCTATGTCGAGGGTTGCGACTATCTTCACTGCAGGCAATGCCTTGTTAAATTTGTGGAGTCCAATATCTAAAACAATGTCTCATCCATTGGATGCCCTGAGCCAAGAATAGGAAGCATGGGAGTATTAGCCCCTGGGTACTGTCGTTCAATCCTCCCTAATGACATATTTGCTAGGTGGATTCACACCTTATTTGATCAAAATGGGAAATATTATAATCTTAAAAGTAATAGTACTAGTACTGGTTCATTTAAGTGTTACTGATGAGCCAAGTAGTACTTTTATATGTGATGTGTATTACGCCAAGTCATCTGGAAGACTCCTTTGATGTCAAGGGTAGCAACCATTTTTATTGTCGGCACTGCATTGTGAATTTTGTAGTGTCCAAGCTCCAAGACAATGTTACATCCATTGTGTGCCCAGAAAGAGGCCGTATAGGAGTCTTAAACCCCGAGTGCTGTCGCACTATCCTCCCAGATAGCATCTTTGATAGCTGGGTATTCTTCTTTGATGAAAATGTGACTGCAATAATACTATTACTTTTACATGTGATTTATGTGGGGAAGTAATTCATTTGGAAGACTCATTCGACATAAAGAGCTGCAATCATTTTTACCGTCGCCAATGCATTGTTGGTTTCATATCATCCAAGCTCCAGGAGAATGTGACCTCCATTAAGTATCCTGAACCAGGCTGTAGGGGAGTGTTGGATCTTGTGTACTGTCGTCCAATTCTTCCAAACAAAGTCTTTGATTTGTGGGTTCATGCCTTATGGAATCAAAACGAGCAATCTGCTAATTTTGAAATTAATAATGCTAGTACTTTCATATGTGAATTCTGTGTTGTGCCAGTTGGCCTCGAAGACTCATTTAATGTCAAGGGTTGCAGCCATTTCTACTGTCAGCAATGCATTGTTAATTTTGTAGTGTCCAAGCTCCAAGAGAATGTGACATCCATTGAGTGCCCTGAACCAGGCTGCCAGGAAGTGTTGGACCCCGAGTGCCATCGTCCAATCCTCCCTAATGATGCGTTTGATCGATGGGAAAAGCTCTGGTTGAAAATCTGATCACTGGATCTGAGACTTTAAAAGCCTTCTACTGTCCTTTCAAGGATTGCATGGCAATGTTGAATTGTTGATTGATGATAATAAGGTTGTACAGAAATCACAACGTTCATATTGTAAGAAAGTGTTCTTTGCACAGTGTAAGGTTCCTTGGCATGCGAAGATCGACTGTGTGGAGTTTCAGAAGTTGAATGAAGATGAGAGGGGAAGGGAAGATATCACTGAGGAACCTCGCAGAAGGAAAAATGGAGGAGGTGTCCAAGTTGCCAATATTATGTTGCAAAGAAAAGTGGCTGCTCATACATCAAATGCAGGGTCAACAGTAATTTCTGAATTATGATAGCTGCTTCTAATTCTCTGCAGATTTAAAATTAATTCTTTAAAGGCCTAAGTTGAGTTAGATACCATAACTTGATACTGATTTGATTTGTAGAGATGATTTCTGCTTTTAGATATCTCTAATAGAGGAAACGATCATTATAAGCATTAGTAACACAGGTGATCTAATGTGATTCACCTTGGGAAACTCTTCTACGGTTGGAGAGACCCTTTTGTACAGGAGAGGAGTAAAGGCTCTCTTCTATAAGGTTCATGCTAACTTCTACATTTTAATGTATTGTACTGTATCATTTATTACTCTTAAGATTAGTGTTGCCTCTTTCAACTAAGATAAACATCACTGGTACTGATGGATTATCAGTTTGTGTTTTTGCAGGTGTCGATTTGCTTTCTGCTACCATTGTGGAATAGCAGCTCCCTTAACTGATCATACTCGTTTATGTCCGAGCTGTAAGCATTAAGTTAAATGCCCCACGTCTCAGAATGGTGTTTTGGACTTTAAGGTGGTTGGATTACACAGTGGAGGGCAACTCAGCTATCACTATGCCTCCTGATGTCATGATATTAGAGTCATCATACCTTACTATAGGACTCTTATTTGTACAAAAGGAAAGAGAAAGACAGACTACGGTTGATGATAAGGAAACACCCATATTTGTGAATTTGAGATGAATGACTTGCAGAATGTACCATCTCATTCCCTTTACTGATAAACCTCTCATTCTGCAAGTGATTATTGTCATCTTTTGACATTGTTAACTTCTCGTGAGTTGCCGGTTGCTTGTTGAAATTTTCAGATGATACAACCAAGGGAGTCTAATTTTGGACAATTATTGTTTTGTTGGAGATGTTCCACATTACAACATATCATGTTTTGTTCAAATAACTACCTTACATTCTTAGAAGCTCAATTTTTAACTATTGTTGGGGATGTTCTACATTAAAAAATGTATAATATTTTATTAGACAGTATTAGTATAGTATTAGTATAGAAGTGTTTCTAAAGTGGTTAGCCAAAATGACTTTTTAGCTATCACATCCTAACTTCTTAGCACACACGCAAGAAAATTTACGCAATACAAATTAAAGGTTTAAGAAACACCAAAACAAAGTATTCCTCTAAATAACATATAAACAACTCACAAAATTAAATATAGATATATTAGATACAAAGTGGTCGGCTGAGGAAATCTTTTTACAACCCAAAAGTACCGTGAACACAGCAAAGCTTCCTAAACTAGCTGCAATTTTTCTCTTCTAGTACTTGGCGGACAAAGAAATGGACACCTAATGAAGAGAAGTCAACAAAAAATTACATTATAGCAATACTACTCGTCAAGTAGCTGTGTTAAACTAAGTTGAGCAGTTAGAACTAAGATAAAAAAAACTCCTATACTTCTTAGTTTAACGTTGTGAGGGTCCTTTTTGAATTAAATTGCGACTAGGCCAAGATTGACCCAATAATCCGATTAAAGGGAAATCTTGTATGTGATTCAAATAACAAATGGGTTTGACAGCATGAAGTGTGGTGTGGAAGCTAGAAACGCATTGCAGTGACATAATTGGGGGTTTCTGGGTAAGGATATCTATGAGAAGTGGAGGTTGAAGGTGGTTGTTTTGGGAAGAAGATGGTTAGCTGGGTAAGGAGCTTGAAGGCATGAAGGCTTGAATGCTTGGGATTTGAAGGCTGTTTGTAAGCGTTTTCTGGGTTTTGCTTCCTCCCCTTTTCTACTGCAGGGACTCACCTTTTATAGGCTCAATGGATAAGATTTTGATGATCTAAAGTATCTCATTATCCAGGTAAAACACTCCATATTCAATTCACATGATTTTGCCCTAAAACCAAGAAAAGAGAAGCTTACTTCAAGGTGGTGGCTCTCAGAAGAAGAGGGTTGTTGCGGTGACAACGATCATGACAACACAAAACAAGGAGATGTAGACAAGAGAGATTGGGAAGTGTGACGTTTGAGGGGAAAGAGGAAGCTTTTGACTGGTCTCATGGCTTCTTCTACATGATGAGATTATGATTAAGAGAGGAGTTGTTTTGGACTGTATTCATGCGCTGCGAGGAAGAAGAAAATCGGGTATTTTGTTGGTGCAGGGAAAATAGATCAGGCGTAGAAGCAAAAAATAGATGTGTTGTTATAGGAAAAATAGTTGGGGGTCTTTGTGGGTTTTATGCTTTTGGGCTTTTGGGTTTGAAAGAATGGTAGCCTAATCCCAAATTCTCATGCATGTTCACCATTTCATTTGTTGATCTAAGTCGTTGGGCTTGGATTTTGGGCCTAAGACCGAAATCACTAACGACATTAAACCGACAAATGAGCATTATGTGTTTCCGTAACCTTCCACACCACACCCACTTCTGCAAGCCCTAAAGACGCGTGGATGTGGCTTGGGTCCACATCAATGGGCATATTTACTTGGCGTGTTAAAATCTTAAGATTATAGAAATTTGCATGAATTGTATAACAAATTGTCGCGTGGCAAAATGTATGATTTTTCGGGTGTCAACAAACGCGTTCATACATGACTAAGCCTTACCCTTGATTTGTTCAGTACCTGAAATTACACAAAACAAACTAATCATGATAAGACAAGTAAACATAATAATTGTCAAATTCAGTAAGCAATTTTATACACAGCTTTTCAGCACAAACATAGATGGTTCAACAACACAGAACGTATAGCAAAACGCCGCAAAAGAGGCTAATCATACATAGGCTCGTAGATCATCAAGAGCCTCACCAAGTACAAATCTCCGGGAAATCTTTGAGTTCTTGAAGATTCAAAGTCTTGATGTTGTTCTGGGTTGGTTGATTATGGCTCCATGGAAATGGTGGAGGGTGATGATGGGAGGAAACAGAGCAGAGCTTTCCCATACCCATTTCGACAGCACCACTCCCTTTTATCAATCTCACCTCATCCTTCTCTCAGCTGGCTGTTTCTGCTGTTAGCTTGCTTTGTTTTTGTTCTCTGCGTGTGTTTTAACTCAAAAGGGTGAATATTGATTGTAATAGGGCCTTGTATTTGGAACTCGTTTGTGTTCTTATGTTCTGTCTCTTTGATCAATCTCTTCTTCGACCAAAACAAGAAAAATGAATTTAAAGAACGCATGCTATACGTATAAAAAAAAATCTCTTTTTATTTCTCACATTTTAGTTTGGGTATAACAATGACCGAAGTATTTGCTACATTGACTCTCCGATGTACTTATTTCCCTTGAACGTAATTAAATATTTCTTAATCAGGATCGTGTAAATACATGCATGCATTTCTTCAGTCGTCCTAACATGACTCTATGTCAGAGCATTGACAGCTTTCACCAATCCCCCACGTATACACGGGTCTACCGCAATAACCCTTCTTGTGACCTCTTTTAGTGCACTCTGTCTGACAATACTTGTTAGCTCTCGATAGTTTATAGTAACAGAATCTGGTATCGCATTTCACGTGACTATCAATAGGCTCACAATATTCAGTTCCTTGTGCAACACCAAAACGAATCAATTTTGATGTCGAAAAGACTAAGAAAAGCGCTAAGAAGAAACCAAGTGCCCTCGACTCTATGGCCAACCGCTACACAATGTAATCGATCTTTTTTTTTTTTTTTTTTCTTTTTTCAAATGGTACACGATATGAACAGCAACAATCACTATTTATATGAATTTTAGTATAACGTAACTACGATGATACTATTAAGTTACACAATTGCAATGAATGCAGTTATAGAACGACGATCACATTATTAAACACAAATGGAATGAACGCAGTTATAAATATGCTTATATTTCGTAATAAAAAAACACTTGACCCCTTTTGGTACAGCAACCCATTTTCTTAATGAGAGAAGAATATGAATGCATTCAACTACAAAATTGATAGCAACCCCCTAAATTGACTTCTCAAAACCAGTCTACAAATCTCATTTCAACTGATGAATGCAGGCTCTTCTGAATCTTAACTAGGCAGTTTAGTTGGTTGGCACCATATGCCCACAGTGACGAATACGCCCAGTTCACTTACTATAGAATGTTTATTTTTGTAAAGATACAACTTGTTATAATTTAAATAGTTAAGAAATATAAGAATTAGGGCCATTTCAAACTCATTAACTTTCAAATGACCAAGCTAACTTGATGGTACTGCACTAAAGAATTGAAGACAGCAAAAGTAGCTACAAGAATTGTGTTATACTACCAATGATAGTATTCACATTTGATCAAAAAATTACTCACAAAGAAAGAGATTCACACAACAAAATCAAGACAATGTAAATTTGCTATGAACACCAACTGATGATGGACCTTCAGGGGCTGGTTGCCATTGATGCCATGTCCAACTCCTCATCAGAATCAATTGCTTCTTCATAATCATAGTATGCTTTTACCTGCAATGGAATGTCAATGTAAAGCATTATAACTAAAAAGTTGTCAAAACCATTTAGCTCCAACACAAAACCAGAAGTTCATCAATGTTTTTCAAAAATTATGATCAATAATAACCAATACCTGTGGTCTTGGAGCAATTGCTTCAAAACTATGAAATACAGGATGATCAAAATTAGGGGGTTCCAGAACAATGTAAGCCCCTTTATTTCTATGCCTCTCCTCGGTACCCTGCAGGGGAGACAAAGTGATATCAGAATGTGATGAAACAAATGATCTTTGTAGTTGTACTAACCTACTAAGAAATCAAAAGTCATTTGCAGATTGAAAAGGGTACTCTTACAACATCAAAGAAACCACAATTTAAACCAACATATTGGCAAGTATTTAACCTATAACCTAAATCCATCGGTCAGATCATACACGGCTGCTCAGTTATGCATGAGTCCTTTCTCAGGTATTAATTTATTGTAGCTTCCATATAATTCAAAGTTTGTAGCCTTGTATTACAATTACCCACCTTATCTCAAAAGGAGAATGTTATCATAATGATCAATTGACAAACACATCCTGCTAAAGATGTGATTAGCTACTGGTTTCTCCAAAATGCTCAAGGAATATGAAATTTCAGACACTTAATAGCCAGAAACATTGACATATATGGACAGATTCCACATTGTCCACGATAAACATTCAAGTCCCATGCTGAAATGAGCAAAATTCCCAGAAGAAAAAAAGCATTTAACAGTTTCAAAACACACACAAGGACTTCACATAGAACTCTATTACTAAACATGAAGAATAATAATAATTAAAGGATTGTGAGTACACCTGAAATTGTGGGTAATCTGGAGCACTAAATAAAGTAATGAGCTTCCCTGACTCCACGACATGATCAATGGTGTACCCTTGATCCATGCCTCCAAGACCTGGCCTCTTTTCACGCGCATCAGGGCCTTCATGCGATCTGATAATCAACTGAGATTTTAACAAGGTAGAATAACCACAATTTTAGTGTTGCAGTTTTACCCTGATACAAATTTAAAAGCAACAGAAGAGTAAAAATAAATCATCTCATGTGTAGTGTACTCGTGTGTAGAGTAAGAGAAACATAAATTGTATTCCCTATGTAGTATCCCCTCAACCCATGCCTTGATTGGCAGTCACATTGCACTATCAATAGAATGCAAGTTCTAAAGTGAACATGATAAATTACAAACCTGAAAATCTAATGTTAAAAAAAATTAACAGTAGATATAGTTTCCCACCTTAAAACACATTTCAAGACGATTAATCTTCAAATTCAACTAGCACTGCCTATGATCCGAAACACAAGAAAAGCAGACAAAACACCAAACATTATTACCTTGAGCTGAAACTTCTTAAGAAAGTCCTCAGTGCAATCAGGTCCCCAAATGAGACCAATGCCTCTAACTTTATTCGGAGCAAGGCCAGGCTTCATCGAAGGATCCGACCACAGCACGTCCCCCGGAATCAAGTTCAAACCTTCCCAAGGAGGATCAAGAACCGATCTTCTAGCCTTAGACAACTCCTCCAAAGACCCCAAAACCAAAGAACTCGTCTCCGAATTCATAACTATCTTTCTATTCTTCTTCCCCTTTGGCCTCTTAACAGGCGTCACCGCAATGCTGCGGAACAGCCCTCCATGAGCAGTATAAACACTCCCATTTATAATAGACGCAAGAGGAAGCCCTTCAAAGCAACCCAAGCATTTCCTATACACATGTTTCCCTACTCTATCTTTACCATGCTCATCTCTATACTTAACCAACACTTCATTCTCGAATCCATAAACAGAAGTACAGTACTTGGATTCATGATTACCTCTCAGAAGATACACCCTCGTAGGCATCAGAACCTTCCACGCCAGCAAAACCAAGAAAGTCTCAAGACCCCAAGCTCCTCTGTCAACATAGTCTCCATTGAAGACGAAGATTCTATTCTCCGACGGGTACCCGGCATCTTTTAACAGAAAAAGAACGTCGTGCAGCTGGCCGTGGACGTCGCCGATGACGACGACGGTGGAGTCAGGGCTGCAGTCGTCGATCATGACGCAGTTGGGTTCTTTGTGGAGGATCTTGGAGGCTGTAAGAACCAAGGTATCGAAAACCTTGACGGGAAGAACCTCTTGGAATTGGGTCGGGGTTAGATTTCTTGAAGACCAGTCGAAGACGGACATGAGATTCTGGACCCACTCCAGGCTGAGGTTCCCTTCGGGGGGCCATTCGATTGGGAATTCTAGCTCCGGCGGCGGAGATGTGGCCAAGATCGGTGGTTCTGGAGATGAAGATTGTTGTTGATCTTGGGATGGTTGAGATTCAGATTGAGGAGGAAGAGGTGGGATTTCTGTATCACAGTTGCATGACATGTCTGGCTTCTCAGTAATTCTACCCAATCATTGATGTGTGTCTGTCTGTCTTAGAGTTGAGAGATGAGAGTTGAGAGCGAACTGGATTTAGTTGTCACTTTCGAGATTTCCTTTTGCTTCTTCTCCCTCCTGCAACTTGTCGCTTGTTACTGCCAAGAGATTTTTCGTGCGTAGAATGTAGATGGTAATACAGGTGTATATTCCCGGATCGGTTCGAGATCGGTCTGGGCCTGTGCGTGACCCGATAGTTTGATAAATCACAATTTAACTTCAATCAAGGTCAGCGTGATAAGATTAGAACAAAAACTGACAC encodes:
- the LOC101291275 gene encoding serine/threonine-protein phosphatase 7-like, with protein sequence MSCNCDTEIPPLPPQSESQPSQDQQQSSSPEPPILATSPPPELEFPIEWPPEGNLSLEWVQNLMSVFDWSSRNLTPTQFQEVLPVKVFDTLVLTASKILHKEPNCVMIDDCSPDSTVVVIGDVHGQLHDVLFLLKDAGYPSENRIFVFNGDYVDRGAWGLETFLVLLAWKVLMPTRVYLLRGNHESKYCTSVYGFENEVLVKYRDEHGKDRVGKHVYRKCLGCFEGLPLASIINGSVYTAHGGLFRSIAVTPVKRPKGKKNRKIVMNSETSSLVLGSLEELSKARRSVLDPPWEGLNLIPGDVLWSDPSMKPGLAPNKVRGIGLIWGPDCTEDFLKKFQLKLIIRSHEGPDAREKRPGLGGMDQGYTIDHVVESGKLITLFSAPDYPQFQGTEERHRNKGAYIVLEPPNFDHPVFHSFEAIAPRPQVKAYYDYEEAIDSDEELDMASMATSP